The proteins below are encoded in one region of Anopheles stephensi strain Indian unplaced genomic scaffold, UCI_ANSTEP_V1.0 ucontig90, whole genome shotgun sequence:
- the LOC118517276 gene encoding uncharacterized protein LOC118517276 produces the protein MNLSLPFWMLIALIAGLFVTVAVGETTCSSSQRVRCNIHCRSYNKLATCSNSECVCVDKPTKSPA, from the coding sequence ATGAACCTATCGCTCCCGTTCTGGATGCTGATCGCCTTGATCGCCGGACTGTTTGTCACGGTAGCCGTTGGCGAAACGACGTGTTCGTCCTCGCAGCGCGTCCGGTGCAACATCCACTGTCGCAGCTACAACAAGCTTGCCACGTGCAGCaacagtgagtgtgtgtgcgtcgatAAGCCTACTAAAAGCCCTGCCTAA